The Mercurialis annua linkage group LG8, ddMerAnnu1.2, whole genome shotgun sequence genome window below encodes:
- the LOC126659725 gene encoding uncharacterized protein LOC126659725, whose translation MVHKFMNEMMHVNPGSFWDAEGAEVYTDGILQPKVVTFIRMFWTFKPTIEVFRFCKPVLFVDGTHLYGKYKMTLLIASAIDGNSHIMPLAFALVESESTASYEYFFEHLREHVICERKVAIISDRHAGILSVLKRPEWAGVAHKFCIRHFCSNFQTKFRNKVLKKLADKAGRAYQKHKCKRYMAAIEIRSPEAYAWLTKQEKRPKEKWTRVYDKKGQRHNVMTTNYAESVNTTLKNIRRLPITSMLEAIFARMVKMFDTRWKTYEELIATNVHYIPICIQLLK comes from the exons ATGGTTCACAAGTTCATGAACGAGATGATGCATGTCAACCCTGGATCTTTCTGGGATGCAGAAG GCGCTGAGGTGTACACCGACGGGATCCTTCAGCCGAAAGTCGTAACGTTCATCCGAATGTTCTGGACTTTCAAACCGACAATTGAAGTGTTTCGTTTTTGCAAGCCAGTTTTGTTCGTCGACGGTACTCATTTGTATGGCAAATACAAAATGACCTTGTTGATCGCGTCGGCAATCGATGGGAACAGTCACATCATGCCACTGGCATTTGCACTTGTTGAATCTGAAAGTACTGCCAGTTATGAGTACTTTTTTGAACATTTGCGTGAGCACGTGATTTGCGAAAGGAAGGTGGCCATTATATCTGATCGGCACGCTGGAATATTGTCGGTTCTGAAGCGTCCTGAATGGGCCGGTGTCGCCCACAAGTTTTGCATCAGACATTTCTGTAGTAATTTTCAGACCAAGTTTAGGAACAAGGTTTTGAAGAAGCTGGCGGATAAAGCAG GCCGAGCATATCAGAAGCACAAGTGTAAACGCTACATGGCAGCGATCGAGATTAGAAGCCCAGAAGCGTATGCATGGCTGACTAAGCAAGAAAAGCGGCCTAAAGAAAAGTGGACAAGGGTGTATGACAAAAAAGGGCAACGCCACAATGTGATGACAACTAACTATGCTGAGTCTGTCAACACGACACTGAAGAATATAAGGAGGCTTCCGATCACATCAATGCTTGAGGCAATTTTTGCTCGGATGGTTAAAATGTTCGACACGCGTTGGAAGACGTATGAGGAGTTGATTGCTACAAACGTTCACTACATCCCAATATGCATCCAACTACTGAAGTAG
- the LOC126661997 gene encoding serine/threonine-protein phosphatase 7 long form homolog codes for MTVIVFVMTVIVLMNVTLVMYYSYESPFTMAERRDYYTPGPLVPDVLTMQDDHRSSVIWDNQGEESSLGSRSSARLTPFHELDSRIRNGIIQTGMSGFIAMRQFPVDLCLITALVERWRLETHTFWFPEGECTITLQDVAILTGLPVDGTPVTGPRIRDWNTVSVPLLGREIEVSRPRKPGCSWVSGAWLSAQFAGWTVLHAGATEDQVDQAIRGYLWAALQGLCFPDLNSGHLGVRILPHLADLGHLRDISWGSAVLAYLYHELCLCASASANRQNIGGAVWILQLWAYERLRPLRPRLADFDVTGELPLGDRWGGPRQRERGTRRVPRHSVSHFRLLLDGLRYDDIVWQPYSDDVLQSIPQMYLTGRHIWRARVPMIYYHIVEWHQPDRVLQQFGLQQPIPLPAMQDRRLHNIQYQGNYNFDELLSDYIQIWNNRAAYVVQGYQLQRPPHYHSAYMEWFRSRSRRWITHEGAAAGQSRDTFEMIALQREARASRIGTAARSSQLAYGEERRDVTLPPPEPAVPAYVLPPLPPLTIDLAHIRGARRRQPRAAPPRERPADPIPPPVYFHFDPTATTDRRGEYYGPTQYYGSTSTSASQPPWHQTSFPQGPQVSSYQVPPSSMPFFEPSYGQTAYTTPLGTQPSQFHQGTPPASQFQQATPPASQFRQATPPASPFQQTTPPPFAASDQYYRPAPYTDAQPFTSFDQCYRPTMPSDDQPSTSHSRPSSSHQAQDPSQLHFTLSESCLFGPEIGLEAYEELLSRPDLTPPSFRLLPPTQEETGTAPPAADVQHSAQDEDAHDSGESPPVPRQFHSITDSSRHRRETHGLRIQRPRTRRYED; via the exons ATGACTGTTATTGTATTTGTGATGactgttattgttttaatgAATGTTACTTTAGTAATGTATTATTCTTATGAATCTCCTTTTA CTATGGCTGAACGTCGGGACTACTACACTCCTGGGCCGCTGGTGCCAGACGTTCTGACTATGCAGGACGATCACAGATCCTCGGTTATTTGGGATAACCAG ggCGAGGAGTCTTCCTTAGGGTCACGTTCGAGCGCCAGACTTACTCCATTTCACGAGCTAGATTCTCGCATCAGGAATGGGATTATTCAGACTGGCATGTCTGGTTTTATCGCGATGCGCCAGTTTCCAGTTGACTTGTGCCTTATCACAGCTCTTGTGGAGAGGTGGAGACTAGAGACACACACGTTTTGGTTTCCAGAGGGCGAGTGTACTATCACGCTGCAGGACGTGGCCATCCTGACAGGGCTCCCAGTGGATGGGACGCCAGTTACCGGACCTCGTATACGGGATTGGAACACGGTGTCTGTTCCTCTTTTAGGGAGGGAGATAGAGGTCAGCCGTCCCCGTAAACCGGGGTGCTCGTGGGTCAGTGGTGCTTGGTTGTCAGCTCAGTTTGCTGGTTGGACGGTATTGCATGCGGGTGCTACAGAGGATCAGGTTGACCAGGCGATTCGAGGTTACCTTTGGGCTGCTTTACAGGGTCTGTGCTTTCCGGATTTGAACAGTGGCCACTTGGGCGTGAGGATTCTTCCGCATCTGGCGGATTTAGGGCACTTGCGCGATATCAGCTGGGGATCGGCTGTTCTGGCGTATTTGTACCACGAGCTATGCCTCTGCGCCTCTGCTTCGGCGAACAGACAAAACATCGGGGGCGCCGTGTGGATTCTACAGCTCTGGGCTTACGAGCGACTTAGGCCATTGCGACCCCGTTTGGCCGACTTTGATGTCACGGGAGAATTGCCTTTGGGTGACAG ATGGGGGGGTCCCAGACAGCGGGAGCGGGGGACACGACGAGTTCCCAGACACTCAGTTTCTCACTTCAGACTGTTATTGGACGGGCTGCGTTACGACGat ATCGTTTGGCAGCCATACTCCGACGACGTTCTCCAGTCCATCCCACAGATGTACCTGACAGGGCGACATATTTGGCGTGCCCGAGTGCCAATGATCTACTATCACATCGTCGAGTGGCACCAGCCGGATAGGGTTCTGCAGCAGTTCGGCTTACAGCAGCCCATTCCCCTGCCTGCTATGCAAGATCGGCGCCTTCATAACATCCAGTATCAGGGGAACTACAACTTCGATGAACTGCTCTCAGATTACATTCAGATTTGGAACAACAGAGCGGCTTACGTTGTTCAGGGTTACCAGCTCCAGCGTCCACCTCACTACCATTCAGCGTATATGGAGTGGTTTCGGAGCCGCAGTCGGCGTTGGATTACCCATGAGGGCGCAGCCGCCGGACAGAGT CGCGACACTTTCGAGATGATCGCCCTTCAGAGAGAGGCGCGTGCGTCTAGGATTGGGACTGCTGCACGCAGTTCTCAATTAGCTTACGGAGAGGAGCGCCGTGACGTCACACTGCCCCCACCAGAGCCAGCAGTTCCGGCTTACGTACTACCTCCTCTTCCTCCCCTGACCATCGATCTGGCTCACATCAGGGGAGCGCGTAGACGGCAGCCTAGAGCCGCCCCGCCTCGCGAGCGCCCGGCAGACCCTATCCCCCCACCGGTCTACTTCCACTTCGATCCTACAGCCACTACAGACAGACGGGGGGAGTACTATGGCCCGACTCAGTACTACGGTTCCACTTCCACTTCAGCATCACAGCCTCCGTGGCATCAGACCTCTTTCCCACAG GGACCCCAGGTATCATCGTATCAGGTCCCGCCTTCGTCGATGCCGTTTTTTGAGCCGTCGTACGGACAGACAGCATATACAACTCCTCTGGGCACGCAGCCGTCTCAGTTCCACCAGGGCACACCACCGGCGTCTCAGTTCCAGCAGGCCACACCACCGGCGTCTCAGTTCCGGCAGGCCACACCACCGGCGTCTCCGTTTCAGCAGACCACACCACCGCCGTTTGCTGCATCAGATCAGTATTACCGTCCAGCGCCATATACAGATGCTCAACCGTTCACGTCTTTCGATCAGTGTTACCGTCCCACGATGCCTTCGGATGATCAGCCGTCGACGTCACATTCGCGGCCATCTTCTTCTCACCAGGCCCAGGATCCATCACAGCTACATTTTACACTGTCAGAGTCATGCTTATTCGGTCCGGAGATCGGTTTAGAGGCGTACGAGGAGCTTTTATCACGACCGGATCTCACACCTCCATCTTTTAGACTCCTACCGCCCACACAGGAGGAGACCGGTACTGCACCACCAGCAGCAGACGTTCAGCATTCAGCTCAGGACGAGGACGCCCACGACAGCGGCGAGAGCCCTCCGGTACCCAGACAGTTTCACTCGATCACAGACAGCTCGCGGCACCGACGAGAGACTCACGGTTTAAGGATACAGAGACCGAGGACTCGTAGATATGAGGATtag
- the LOC126661998 gene encoding uncharacterized protein LOC126661998 translates to MEGFLNNSIRPYFDGTDYAYWKQKMEKYLDSENVNLWKCIRKPWVCPTNLVDGVVVNKPRDAWTPLEEIAYLKNNKCMSTLYHALSREEGGKILHCQTAKEIWVTLENHHEGTSEVKFKKIQLLTQEYEMFFHKADEKVTEMTNRLLKIVEALRKYGKHYSKADVNSKILRSLPKVTSIEEANDLTKLNTGELIGKLLTFEIYIEREEPEEKKKVLALKAKETKVKETKAKEAKESSYSSDDEFFELDSDGGSDKEMALFTKRYNNYIKRKQDKSKREFHKRPFKKEDVKCYECGKKGHMKNECNNNEKSPQRSHRKDKEVKKRAYKVTWDESSEEDEDYESERANICFMANIEEASSTKVHNDSSISSSSIDDLSTHDHESDSGDEKVGMMKTMAKKVNSYKRKIVKNKEDFSLLEAKINDFQKQIVNLNLQKESLKNSISLLNTSNLTSLNSFKEENEKLKKEVIEYKTSSTKFQKGKQSLDEMLTFQRPSSSKEGLGFVASFSSSPSSRTTFKRAKTIQSSSIDVEFTKETTPSSPSMTKMDVDPPQAKANTSKDDKPKVT, encoded by the coding sequence ATGGAAGGGTTTCTCAACAATTCCATAAGACCATACTTCGATGGTACCGATTATGCGTATTGGAAGCAAAAGATGGAGAAGTATCTTGATAGTGAAAATGTGAATCTATGGAAATGCATAAGGAAGCCATGGGTATGTCCTACAAATCTTGTTGATGGTGTTGTGGTGAATAAGCCAAGAGATGCTTGGACTCCCCTTGAGGAAATTGCCTACTTGAAAAACAATAAGTGCATGTCCACTCTCTATCATGCACTCTCTAGAGAAGAAGGAGGAAAAATTCTTCATTGTCAAACCGCAAAGGAGATATGGGTTACTCTTGAGAATCATCATGAAGGAACTAGTGAAGTGAAGTTCAAGAAGATTCAACTCCTAACTCAAGAATATGAGATGTTCTTCCACAAGGCCGATGAGAAGGTGACTGAGATGACCAACCGACTTCTCAAGATTGTTGAGGCATTAAGAAAGTATGGGAAGCACTACTCCAAGGCGGATGTCAATAGCAAAATCTTGAGGTCTTTGCCAAAAGTTACCTCCATTGAGGAAGCAAATGATCTCACAAAGCTCAACACCGGTGAGCTAATTGGTAAGCTTCTTACCTTTGAAATTTACATTGAAAGGGAAGAgccagaagaaaagaaaaaggtgCTAGCTTTGAAGGCCAAGGAGACCAAGGTCAAAGAAACTAAGGCAAAGGAAGCTAAGGAGTCAAGCTACTCTAGTGATGATGAGTTTTTTGAATTGGACTCGGATGGTGGGAGTGACAAAGAAATGGCTTTGTTCACCAAGAGATACAACAACTACATCAAGAGGAAGCAAGACAAAAGCAAGAGAGAATTTCATAAAAGACCCTTCAAGAAGGAAGATGTGAAATGCTATGAGTGTGGCAAGAAAGGCCATATGAAAAATGAGTGCAACAACAATGAGAAGAGTCCACAAAGATCACATAGAAAAGACAAGGAAGTCAAGAAAAGGGCTTACAAAGTGACATGGGATGAGTCTAGTGAAGAGGATGAGGACTATGAAAGTGAAAGAGCCAACATTTGTTTCATGGCTAATATAGAGGAAGCCTCTTCCACTAAGGTACACAATGACTCCTCTATTTCCTCTTCTTCTATTGATGATCTCTCTACCCATGATCATGAAAGTGATAGTGGGGATGAGAAGGTGGGAATGATGAAAACTATGGCTAAGAAAGTCAATAGCTATAAGAGAAAAATTGTGAAAAACAAAGAAGATTTTTCCTTACTTGAGgctaaaattaatgattttcaaaaacaaattgttAATTTGAATTTACAAAAGGAAtccttaaaaaattcaatttctcTACTCAATACTTCCAATCTCACTTCTCTCAACTCTTTTAAAGAAGAGAATGAGAAATTAAAAAAGGAAGTGATTGAGTACAAAACTTCTTCGACTAAGTTTCAAAAGGGAAAACAATCTTTAGATGAGATGTTGACTTTCCAAAGACCTTCTTCTTCTAAGGAAGGATTGGGTTTTGTGGCTAGTTTCTCATCATCTCCATCCTCTAGAACCACCTTCAAGAGAGCTAAAACGATACAATCTTCTTCTATAGATGTTGAGTTCACAAAGGAGACAACACCTTCTAGTCCTTCTATGACTAAGATGGATGTTGATCCTCCACAAGCTAAGGCCAACACATCTAAAGATGATAAGCCTAAAGTTACATAG